A window of the Lolium perenne isolate Kyuss_39 chromosome 7, Kyuss_2.0, whole genome shotgun sequence genome harbors these coding sequences:
- the LOC127314824 gene encoding uncharacterized protein, translating into MATETYVTYVAFQGHSIKTTVTSSGTAVKRWLREIRYMYRWVYHKLIVGLDVEWRTSFSRVQNPVALLQLCVGRRCLIFQLLHADYIPDALAEFLADRSFRFVGVAVQGDANLLSKDHHLQVANTIDLRGLAAGGMHRPELAKAGLKGIASAVLGANIEKPQKVRVGPWDAYRLSDEQINYACIDAFASFEIGRKLLTGDYPPAHCLTAAEDYTSDYASDED; encoded by the coding sequence ATGGCGACCGAGACGTACGTCACGTATGTCGCCTTTCAGGGGCACAGCATCAAGACCACCGTCACTTCCTCCGGCACCGCCGTCAAGCGCTGGCTCCGGGAGATCCGCTACATGTACCGCTGGGTCTACCACAAGCTCATCGTCGGCCTGGACGTGGAGTGGCGCACCAGCTTCAGCCGCGTGCAGAACCCCGTGGCGCTCCTGCAGCTCTGCGTCGGCCGCCGCTGCCTCATCTTCCAGCTCCTCCACGCCGACTACATCCCCGACGCCCTGGCGGAGTTCCTGGCCGACCGCAGCTTCCGTTTCGTCGGCGTCGCCGTGCAGGGGGACGCCAACCTCCTCAGCAAAGACCACCACCTCCAGGTGGCCAACACCATCGACCTGCGCGGCCTTGCTGCTGGAGGGATGCATAGGCCGGAGCTCGCCAAGGCCGGGCTCAAGGGCATCGCGAGCGCCGTCTTGGGGGCCAACATCGAGAAGCCACAGAAGGTGAGGGTGGGCCCGTGGGACGCCTACCGCCTATCGGACGAGCAGATCAACTACGCCTGCATCGACGCCTTCGCCTCCTTCGAGATCGGCCGGAAGCTCCTCACCGGCGACTACCCTCCTGCACACTGCCTTACCGCTGCCGAGGACTACACCTCTGACTACGCCTCTGACGAGGACTGA